A genomic segment from Nymphalis io chromosome 15, ilAglIoxx1.1, whole genome shotgun sequence encodes:
- the LOC126773750 gene encoding uncharacterized protein LOC126773750 isoform X2, with the protein MDLDSSDEEIYLLARLLEIEHRKRKRKRKQIWVKHIWKNRLIHGEFHTIFEELKRDSLKFYEHYRMEYWQFLKLTDLLRVHITKKTTNYRCTITAEERLTVTLRFLITGCSFKNLSFNFRMGISTVHSIIHETIRVICDVLMPIVMQMPDEEMWEKYSVTSCGRREIQFFNC; encoded by the exons ATGGATTTAGATAGCTCCGacgaagaaatatatttgttagcaAGATTACTTGAAATAGAACATAGGAAACGTAAGCGCAAGCGGAAACAAATATGGGTAAAACATATTTGGAAAAACAGACTAATCCATGGGGAGTTTCACACCATTTTCGAGGAATTGAAGAGAGATAGCCTAAAATTTTATGAGCATTATCGTATGGAATATTGGCAATTTTTGAAATTGACAGATTTGTTAAGagtacatataacaaaaaagaCTACAAATTATCGTTGCACCATTACAGCCGAAGAAAGGTTAACGGTAActttaag attcCTCATCACTGGTTGCAGTTTCAAAAACTTGTCATTTAATTTTCGAATGGGAATTTCTACAGTTCATTCAATTATTCATGAGACAATCAGAGTAATTTGTGATGTTTTGATGCCCATAGTTATGCAGATGCCAGATGAAGAAATGTGGGAAAAG tACAGTGTTACTAGCTGTGGTCGACGcgaaatacagttttttaattgttgA
- the LOC126773750 gene encoding uncharacterized protein LOC126773750 isoform X1, with translation MDLDSSDEEIYLLARLLEIEHRKRKRKRKQIWVKHIWKNRLIHGEFHTIFEELKRDSLKFYEHYRMEYWQFLKLTDLLRVHITKKTTNYRCTITAEERLTVTLRFLITGCSFKNLSFNFRMGISTVHSIIHETIRVICDVLMPIVMQMPDEEMWEKVSRDFFNIWNFPNCLGAIDGKHVNIQAPDNSGSLYYNYKNFFSTVLLAVVDAKYSFLIVDVGSYGKNSDGGILQNSKFWKKLNTNKLKLPPNKPLPSTTESLPHVFIGDEAFPLSNNILRPYPREQARTELSKKVFNLRLSRARKVVECAFGMLTQRFEIYQKRMKIQPKYCDLIILATTCLHNFLIENRTPGQENEFHSNINLLTAITDNNNENSSNSDAVLTTRNKFKDYFSSSGALDWQDQVATRVS, from the exons ATGGATTTAGATAGCTCCGacgaagaaatatatttgttagcaAGATTACTTGAAATAGAACATAGGAAACGTAAGCGCAAGCGGAAACAAATATGGGTAAAACATATTTGGAAAAACAGACTAATCCATGGGGAGTTTCACACCATTTTCGAGGAATTGAAGAGAGATAGCCTAAAATTTTATGAGCATTATCGTATGGAATATTGGCAATTTTTGAAATTGACAGATTTGTTAAGagtacatataacaaaaaagaCTACAAATTATCGTTGCACCATTACAGCCGAAGAAAGGTTAACGGTAActttaag attcCTCATCACTGGTTGCAGTTTCAAAAACTTGTCATTTAATTTTCGAATGGGAATTTCTACAGTTCATTCAATTATTCATGAGACAATCAGAGTAATTTGTGATGTTTTGATGCCCATAGTTATGCAGATGCCAGATGAAGAAATGTGGGAAAAGGTTTCACgtgatttctttaatatttggaATTTTCCTAACTGTTTGGGCGCTATAGACGGAAAGCATGTCAATATACAGGCACCAGATAATAGTGGAAgcttatactataattataaaaactttttcagtACAGTGTTACTAGCTGTGGTCGACGcgaaatacagttttttaattgttgATGTCGGATCATATGGTAAAAATAGCGACGGCGGAATTTTACAGAATTCAAAATTTTGGAAAAAACTCAACACCAATAAGTTAAAGCTGCCCCCAAATAAACCTCTACCTAGTACCACTGAAAGCTTACCACATGTTTTTATAGGAGACGAGGCATTTCCTTTGAGCAATAATATATTGCGGCCGTATCCAAGAGAACAAGCAAGAACagaattatcaaaaaaagtatttaatctgCGTTTAAGCAGGGCAAGAAAAGTCGTAGAATGTGCATTTGGAATGCTAACTCAAAGATTTGAAATTTATCAAAAACGAATGAAAATTCAGCCGAAGTActgtgatttaattatattagcaactacatgtttacataattttttaatagaaaatcggACGCCAGGACAAGAGAATGAATTTCAcagcaatataaatttattaacagcaATAACagacaataataatgaaaacagtTCTAATAGCGACGCAGTTCTAACCACAAGGAATAAATTTAAGGATTATTTTTCATCAAGTGGTGCTTTAGATTGGCAAGATCAAGTGGCTACGCGAGtttcttaa